One Vallitalea pronyensis genomic region harbors:
- the bglB gene encoding beta-galactosidase BglB yields the protein MKNNLEEKINVLSESFKKVLYTDDVKFLDNMENNNLGGDDISKYRFWEWTQGVGLYGFWKLFQHTKNTYYLETLEKYYEERFKEGLPSKNINTTTPMLTLANLCEFNKNPTYLDACISWAEWIMHELPRTKEGGFQHMTSDTLNDQELWDDTLFMTVLFLAKMGKMTDNRAYIEEAKYQFLLHIKYLAHAKTGLWYHGWTFNGSHNFVKALWGRGNCWVTMAIPEFIEMIELEDSMKKYLMHTLERQVISLRKFQNEEGMWHTLIDDKESYAESSATAGFGYGILKACRLGILDEKYRKVALKAIEPILKRIDKDGVVKQVSYGTPMGRDHKDFYKNIPLEPMPYGQALALLFFIEGLMYQDANKKAQ from the coding sequence ATGAAGAATAACCTAGAAGAAAAAATCAACGTATTAAGTGAATCCTTTAAAAAGGTACTCTATACAGATGATGTTAAGTTTCTGGATAATATGGAGAACAATAATCTTGGTGGTGACGATATTTCAAAATATCGTTTCTGGGAGTGGACTCAGGGCGTGGGATTGTATGGATTTTGGAAACTGTTTCAGCATACAAAAAATACCTATTATCTGGAAACATTAGAGAAGTATTATGAAGAACGTTTTAAAGAAGGGCTGCCCTCTAAGAATATTAATACCACAACACCCATGTTAACATTAGCCAACTTATGTGAATTTAACAAAAACCCAACCTATTTAGATGCATGTATTTCTTGGGCAGAATGGATCATGCATGAACTGCCAAGAACCAAAGAGGGTGGTTTTCAGCATATGACGTCGGACACGTTGAATGACCAGGAACTCTGGGATGATACACTTTTTATGACGGTTTTATTTCTAGCTAAAATGGGTAAGATGACGGATAATCGGGCCTACATAGAAGAAGCAAAATATCAATTTTTATTACACATCAAGTACTTAGCGCATGCCAAAACAGGTCTATGGTATCATGGGTGGACATTTAATGGCAGTCATAATTTTGTGAAAGCTCTTTGGGGAAGAGGAAATTGTTGGGTTACCATGGCCATTCCTGAATTTATAGAGATGATTGAACTTGAAGACAGTATGAAAAAATACCTCATGCATACACTTGAAAGACAAGTCATTAGTTTACGTAAATTCCAAAATGAAGAAGGTATGTGGCATACCCTTATCGATGATAAGGAGTCCTATGCAGAATCCAGCGCTACAGCAGGATTTGGATACGGTATTCTAAAGGCATGTCGCTTAGGCATACTTGATGAAAAATATAGAAAAGTTGCATTAAAGGCTATAGAACCTATATTGAAGCGCATTGATAAAGATGGCGTGGTTAAGCAGGTATCCTATGGTACACCCATGGGAAGAGACCACAAAGATTTTTATAAAAATATACCCCTAGAGCCCATGCCATATGGTCAAGCCCTAGCACTGTTATTTTTTATTGAAGGCTTAATGTATCAAGATGCCAACAAGAAAGCCCAATAA
- a CDS encoding helix-turn-helix domain-containing protein → MVICMAITPAPALEKGLKILEIIAKEEQVSFNQLQSLTGYNVSSLNRYLHTLRHGDYVQKNLDNKYILGLKFFSLAQKNNPWQHLKQIAKQYLVEISETFGVSLLLIVYTEDQYIVLTKHAHKDNLTMMAIGESYPYARSMVWGMPYVMHLNASLKEQIMASYHDDTKMSLHDLQRMEAQFQQEGIMVDDGYLKKNILRIGIPLYGGEEKPIAILGAGTFQQHLEGSRSALICKMIKAVDNIRSQCFKS, encoded by the coding sequence ATGGTGATATGTATGGCCATTACGCCAGCTCCTGCACTGGAAAAAGGACTTAAGATTCTAGAAATTATTGCTAAGGAAGAGCAGGTAAGTTTTAACCAACTACAAAGTTTAACAGGATACAATGTTAGTAGCCTGAATCGCTATTTGCATACCCTGAGACATGGTGATTATGTTCAAAAGAACTTGGATAATAAATATATTCTTGGTTTAAAGTTTTTTAGCTTAGCCCAGAAAAATAATCCATGGCAGCATCTGAAACAAATTGCAAAGCAATATTTAGTAGAAATTAGTGAGACATTTGGAGTGAGCCTTTTGCTCATTGTGTATACAGAAGATCAATATATTGTATTAACGAAACATGCTCATAAAGATAATTTGACCATGATGGCTATTGGGGAGAGCTATCCATATGCCCGTTCCATGGTTTGGGGGATGCCCTATGTGATGCATCTGAATGCATCCTTAAAAGAACAGATCATGGCAAGCTACCATGATGATACAAAGATGTCACTTCATGATTTACAGCGAATGGAAGCACAATTTCAGCAGGAAGGCATTATGGTGGATGATGGGTATCTGAAGAAAAATATCCTTCGTATTGGTATACCCCTATATGGTGGCGAGGAAAAGCCCATAGCCATACTGGGAGCAGGAACTTTCCAACAGCATCTTGAAGGTAGTCGCAGTGCTTTGATATGTAAAATGATAAAAGCAGTAGATAACATTAGAAGTCAGTGTTTTAAATCATAG
- a CDS encoding MFS transporter codes for MIKLNTKKLQQKDTFLLSITMRSMFEFFANPGGLFLTSYMLFLGLMDYQIGYVVGFIALTNVLQLFSPMFYEKFKSPKRMTLVARSLRFVIFYFMMLLPWFQSYRYVILLFIIFSSLSFTAFMGGTFLAWNDQIIPLERKGRYYATRNLIANAIGILLPIILGKILDHYVHTSGLFMIIFCVSIVFALGELWIITKLHDHPLETKSNRPLNKLLVMPLKDKKYRRFMIFSLLWMFAWSFARPFFNVYAISHLRLSYSYIALVSSITAIVKLLLAKLWGAGVDHYGWKKIMGYTGLLFAVSHFLWLFIALETHVIYFIFIFLNGIFMIGLNIAKFNVNLQLTDHAYRLSYLAVNAAIMAVFSFVSTNISTMIIRGINQEWTLWSLDIFQVLFAIAGLLYLLAIFYIMRRKW; via the coding sequence TTGATAAAATTAAACACAAAGAAATTACAGCAGAAGGATACATTTTTATTGAGTATTACCATGCGAAGTATGTTTGAATTTTTTGCTAATCCAGGAGGATTGTTTTTAACCAGTTACATGCTTTTTCTAGGTTTAATGGACTATCAGATTGGGTATGTGGTAGGTTTTATTGCACTGACCAATGTGCTTCAACTATTTTCACCCATGTTCTATGAAAAATTTAAAAGTCCTAAACGTATGACTTTAGTAGCCAGGTCCCTACGATTTGTTATCTTTTATTTCATGATGTTACTACCTTGGTTTCAGAGTTATCGATATGTTATTCTCCTATTTATTATATTCAGTTCTCTATCCTTTACCGCATTTATGGGTGGGACATTTCTTGCATGGAATGATCAGATTATTCCATTAGAGAGAAAGGGAAGATATTATGCAACCCGTAACCTTATAGCAAATGCCATTGGTATATTACTACCAATTATACTGGGTAAAATTCTTGATCATTATGTACATACGTCTGGCTTATTTATGATTATTTTTTGCGTTAGTATAGTCTTTGCATTAGGCGAATTATGGATTATTACCAAGCTTCATGACCACCCTTTAGAAACAAAGAGTAATAGACCTCTGAATAAGTTATTGGTCATGCCTTTAAAGGATAAGAAGTATCGTCGTTTCATGATATTTTCACTTTTATGGATGTTTGCATGGAGTTTTGCAAGACCTTTTTTCAATGTCTATGCCATTTCACATCTACGGTTATCCTATAGTTACATTGCTCTTGTTTCAAGCATTACAGCTATCGTCAAGCTGTTACTTGCTAAGCTTTGGGGAGCAGGTGTGGACCATTATGGATGGAAGAAGATCATGGGCTACACGGGTCTATTATTTGCTGTATCTCACTTTTTATGGCTATTCATAGCCTTAGAAACCCACGTGATTTACTTTATTTTTATCTTTTTAAATGGTATATTTATGATAGGGTTAAATATTGCTAAATTTAATGTTAATCTACAATTAACAGACCATGCGTATCGATTATCCTATTTGGCTGTCAATGCAGCTATCATGGCTGTGTTTTCATTTGTAAGTACCAACATCAGTACCATGATTATTCGAGGTATTAATCAAGAATGGACTCTATGGTCTCTGGATATATTTCAAGTATTATTTGCTATAGCTGGGTTATTATACCTACTGGCTATTTTCTATATTATGAGAAGAAAATGGTAG
- a CDS encoding LacI family DNA-binding transcriptional regulator → MMIKIGDIAKATGYSVTTVSKAFNNYTDISEKARNTILAKADELGYIPNAQARGLVMKRSFTIGVMLDEILGLGLTHPFFAGVVQAFREVVEERGYSMILISNQIGNSLIGSYLDHCKQRNVDGVFILCTNTDDEGIQALIHSDIPTVLFDIPDGDTHSVISNHYEGALEAVNYLIDKGHRKIAHIYGNTLTFAGAERKRGYMDVLNQHHIKVLDEYLVCGGYFDFKYGKKAMVELLALETPPTAVFVSGDIMALGAIQACYERHIRVPEDLSIIGFDNVKLLDWITPALTTVAQDYKEIGKACCDILLKAISDKKLPPIQKIISTHMIKRNSCASIK, encoded by the coding sequence ATGATGATTAAGATTGGTGATATTGCTAAAGCAACGGGTTATTCGGTTACAACCGTTTCTAAAGCCTTCAATAATTATACAGATATCAGTGAAAAAGCACGTAATACGATTCTTGCTAAAGCAGATGAGCTGGGTTATATACCTAATGCCCAAGCTAGAGGGTTGGTCATGAAAAGGTCGTTCACAATTGGGGTGATGCTGGATGAAATTTTGGGACTTGGCTTAACCCATCCTTTCTTTGCAGGTGTAGTACAAGCTTTTAGAGAAGTTGTGGAAGAACGTGGCTATAGTATGATATTAATATCCAATCAGATTGGTAATAGCCTTATTGGAAGCTATCTTGATCACTGCAAACAAAGAAATGTGGACGGGGTGTTTATTTTATGCACCAATACAGATGATGAGGGCATTCAAGCGTTAATTCATAGCGACATACCCACGGTACTTTTTGATATACCAGATGGGGATACCCACTCGGTTATTTCCAATCATTATGAAGGAGCTTTAGAAGCCGTTAACTATTTAATAGACAAAGGCCATCGTAAGATTGCTCATATCTATGGTAATACATTAACATTTGCTGGTGCAGAGCGAAAAAGAGGCTATATGGATGTATTAAACCAGCATCACATAAAGGTATTGGACGAATACCTTGTCTGTGGCGGGTATTTTGATTTTAAATATGGTAAAAAAGCCATGGTGGAATTATTAGCCTTAGAGACGCCGCCTACGGCTGTTTTTGTATCAGGTGACATTATGGCTCTTGGAGCTATTCAAGCGTGTTATGAGCGGCACATTAGAGTGCCAGAAGACCTTTCTATTATAGGTTTTGATAATGTCAAATTATTGGATTGGATTACGCCAGCCTTAACAACAGTGGCACAAGATTATAAAGAAATTGGAAAAGCTTGTTGTGATATTTTATTGAAAGCAATTAGTGATAAAAAGCTACCACCTATCCAAAAGATAATTAGTACACATATGATCAAAAGAAATTCTTGCGCCTCCATCAAATAG
- a CDS encoding cellobiose phosphorylase, whose product MEPYYFDNKERFIIHNYHKAKPFSSFLPGIAGEKGIPIWAFYVNRGQGISSFGIEDKNHPIMEFFPANSAYQYVSTYGFRTFIKILDKHETRVLEPFNQTSDASNRSMGIEKDGFFIQENILGESLVIKVTYSTLVNLPFGGLVRRVELHNLGDEEKHIEMIDGMPALLPYGVENSVYKEMSNLMRSFMEVSQTDQKIPYYKFRSSSKDESVVKDIREGYFYINESIHDDSVYTIYDPDIVFGYRTDLQQPVGFIQRDYLDLTCKKQVYANKVPSAFQLKQLHLQPNKTAYMDSVFGFCHTYEEVDQFGKTMDLRNLVTFQLKAAKKEINQLCSSIQMTTGNKVFDQYMRQSYLDNVMRGGKPLLFQGKENKHVYHVFSRKHGDQERDYNFFSIEPSYYSQGNGNFRDMNQNRRNDLVFEPEVFDFNIWLFYSLIQADGYNPLSIKGTKFIMDRKGKGAWVDALEKQDVLINQGLMDAISDMIEQPFTPGSLAHVIQSHLRKDAHIRPVLELVLSHASQEIDVDFAEGFWSDHFTYNQDLVDSFKYMYPDKMEALLLERKDYGFYNAPYYVLPRHKKYGLTDDHKVRQYKGIAKKKKYPYEWLVDGHGKKVQTNLFNKMLVLCLTKFMNLDPFGMGIEMEGDKPGWNDALNGLPGLFGSGMSETVELKRSITFLKEELMAIGINMSHILVLEDIYELAKQIGNIMDIQDALTFWDQCNGIKEDYRYKTRYQLSSQECDVELKEIIHILNAMEIKLEQGIQKALTVGEGILPSYFIMEVLEYDLLNSQTNFGLQAAKPLKFNARALPLFLEAPARYLKTLDPKAAGVLYKKMRLTDIYDQALRMYKTSESLENETMEIGRIRAFTPGWLERESIFLHMTYKYLLSVLKAKLYDHFYEDMTTNLVPFMDPIIYGRPTTENSSFIVSSVNPDEQIIGQGFFARLSGSTAEVLSMWLYMFVGEKGFSMKKGHLIFTFAPVLKGSLFDHEGKITFRLFSTTDVTYINRKKKDTFGDAKATITEIIIDGKRYHKAYLEEDMAKALRDKKIKGITITFE is encoded by the coding sequence ATGGAACCATACTATTTTGACAACAAAGAACGATTTATCATTCATAATTATCACAAGGCAAAACCTTTCAGCAGTTTTTTACCAGGTATTGCTGGTGAAAAGGGCATACCCATATGGGCATTTTACGTGAATAGAGGGCAAGGTATTAGCAGTTTTGGTATTGAAGATAAAAATCACCCAATCATGGAGTTTTTTCCAGCTAATAGTGCCTACCAATATGTAAGTACTTATGGCTTTCGTACATTCATAAAAATATTGGATAAACATGAAACCCGTGTTCTTGAACCTTTTAATCAGACAAGTGATGCATCCAATAGAAGCATGGGTATCGAGAAAGACGGCTTTTTTATACAAGAGAATATACTTGGAGAATCTTTAGTTATTAAAGTCACGTATTCAACACTTGTTAATCTTCCTTTTGGGGGACTTGTAAGAAGGGTTGAACTTCACAACCTAGGGGATGAAGAAAAACATATTGAAATGATTGATGGGATGCCAGCTCTTTTACCTTATGGTGTTGAAAACAGTGTTTATAAGGAAATGAGTAACTTAATGCGAAGCTTTATGGAGGTTAGTCAAACAGACCAGAAGATACCCTATTATAAATTTCGTTCCAGCTCCAAAGATGAATCCGTTGTAAAAGACATTCGAGAAGGCTATTTTTATATCAATGAAAGTATCCATGATGATTCAGTGTATACCATCTATGACCCAGATATTGTATTTGGTTATCGAACAGATTTGCAACAGCCTGTTGGTTTTATTCAGAGGGATTATTTGGACTTAACCTGTAAAAAACAAGTGTATGCCAACAAAGTACCATCAGCATTTCAATTAAAACAACTTCACCTTCAACCGAACAAAACAGCGTATATGGACAGTGTTTTTGGATTCTGTCATACTTACGAAGAAGTGGATCAATTTGGAAAAACAATGGATTTAAGAAACTTGGTAACGTTCCAATTGAAAGCAGCTAAGAAGGAAATTAATCAGCTATGCAGTTCTATTCAGATGACGACGGGCAATAAAGTATTTGATCAATATATGCGACAAAGCTATCTGGATAATGTCATGCGAGGTGGAAAGCCTTTATTATTTCAAGGAAAAGAAAATAAACATGTTTATCATGTTTTTTCAAGAAAGCATGGTGACCAAGAAAGGGATTATAATTTCTTTTCCATAGAACCATCCTATTATTCTCAAGGGAATGGTAATTTTAGGGATATGAATCAAAACAGAAGAAATGATTTAGTGTTTGAACCGGAAGTGTTTGATTTCAATATTTGGCTATTTTATAGCTTAATACAAGCTGATGGCTATAACCCACTAAGCATTAAAGGAACAAAATTCATCATGGACAGAAAGGGTAAAGGGGCTTGGGTGGATGCTCTTGAAAAGCAAGATGTCTTGATAAACCAAGGTCTTATGGATGCCATTTCTGATATGATTGAACAGCCATTTACCCCAGGTAGTCTAGCCCATGTTATCCAATCACATCTTAGGAAAGATGCGCATATCCGACCTGTTTTAGAACTTGTTCTATCCCATGCTTCCCAAGAAATCGATGTTGATTTTGCTGAAGGCTTTTGGAGTGATCATTTTACCTATAATCAAGATTTAGTAGACAGTTTTAAATATATGTATCCTGATAAAATGGAAGCATTATTGCTGGAGAGAAAAGATTATGGTTTTTATAATGCCCCCTATTATGTCTTACCCCGACATAAAAAATATGGACTTACTGATGACCATAAAGTTCGGCAATATAAGGGTATCGCTAAAAAGAAAAAATACCCATATGAATGGTTAGTTGATGGTCATGGAAAAAAAGTTCAAACCAATCTATTTAATAAAATGCTCGTGTTATGTTTAACGAAGTTTATGAATCTCGACCCTTTTGGCATGGGCATAGAGATGGAAGGGGATAAACCTGGATGGAATGATGCCCTGAATGGGTTACCTGGACTTTTTGGCTCAGGCATGAGTGAAACCGTTGAATTAAAGCGGTCCATTACTTTTTTAAAAGAAGAGCTGATGGCAATAGGTATAAACATGAGCCATATCCTTGTGCTAGAGGATATCTATGAGTTAGCTAAACAGATAGGGAATATCATGGACATTCAAGATGCTTTAACCTTTTGGGATCAATGTAATGGCATTAAAGAAGACTATCGTTATAAAACCAGGTATCAACTTTCTTCTCAAGAATGTGATGTTGAACTAAAAGAAATCATTCATATACTTAATGCAATGGAAATAAAACTTGAGCAGGGCATACAAAAAGCCTTAACTGTTGGGGAGGGCATATTGCCAAGTTACTTTATTATGGAAGTCTTGGAATATGACCTGTTAAACAGCCAAACAAACTTTGGATTACAAGCTGCCAAACCCTTAAAGTTTAATGCAAGAGCGTTACCTCTATTTTTAGAAGCACCAGCCAGATATTTGAAGACATTGGATCCAAAAGCCGCAGGTGTATTATATAAAAAAATGAGGTTGACAGATATCTATGATCAAGCATTAAGGATGTATAAAACATCTGAAAGTCTAGAAAATGAAACCATGGAAATAGGGCGTATTCGAGCATTTACACCTGGCTGGCTTGAAAGGGAATCCATCTTCTTACATATGACGTATAAGTACTTATTAAGTGTCCTTAAAGCAAAGTTATATGATCATTTTTATGAAGATATGACCACAAATCTCGTGCCATTTATGGACCCAATCATCTATGGTAGACCAACCACAGAGAACTCGTCATTCATTGTAAGCAGTGTTAATCCAGATGAGCAGATTATCGGGCAAGGATTCTTTGCAAGGTTAAGTGGCTCTACAGCAGAAGTGTTGAGTATGTGGCTGTATATGTTTGTTGGAGAAAAAGGATTTTCTATGAAGAAGGGTCACTTGATCTTTACATTTGCACCTGTTTTAAAAGGAAGTCTCTTTGACCATGAGGGTAAAATTACATTTCGGTTATTTAGTACTACAGATGTTACCTATATTAATAGAAAGAAGAAAGATACTTTTGGAGACGCCAAAGCTACCATCACTGAGATCATCATTGATGGTAAAAGATATCATAAAGCATACTTAGAAGAGGACATGGCAAAAGCGCTCCGAGATAAGAAAATAAAAGGTATAACCATTACATTCGAATAG
- a CDS encoding extracellular solute-binding protein, with amino-acid sequence MKKKNLSRFLTWLCVAVLIVSVFTACSSKEDSNEKQSTSTADAKKEDSSDAVVEDSTTGIGWKDYADDDVKFTWYLNFSWFPNQWGVDDTSQYITEKTGVDIEFIVPAGNEAEKINAMIASNTLPDIVTLGWWEPQVNTMIEGGLVHALDTLAEAYDPYFFKVADPAKLGWYAKEDGHTYGYPNASYTPSDYEKYDTIYSNETFLVRKDMYEAIGSPDMSTPEGFLQALRDVKEMFPVINNQPIIPFGLQEFTDIGNASIDKMLPNFLAIPKEKDGKVYEKHDRAFDPDMVTWLKTFRQAYSEGLLMDDVFIDKRIQMEEKIAQGRYFCMLYQGQDALAPIKSLYDENPEQQYIAIHGPKNSKGDDPTLGATGVAGWTLTFISKNCKNPERAIQFMSYLMSEEGQHDTYLGAPSNYHTVDGKDTFKPEVLELMNTDRAAFDQQYGGENTFWMFMDLAIQSQWNPPLTEPIKQFKEWTSPYVTWMGQFDDIYPPSDSDIGADYLKIDNKWGQVLPQLLMAKSDDELDKQLEAFLSYRDENNFKEIVTYQQEKVDTNKEKLGIK; translated from the coding sequence ATGAAAAAGAAAAATTTGAGTAGATTTTTAACATGGTTATGTGTCGCTGTACTGATTGTATCAGTATTTACGGCATGTTCATCAAAAGAAGACAGTAATGAAAAGCAAAGCACCTCAACTGCAGATGCCAAAAAAGAGGACTCATCAGATGCAGTTGTAGAGGATTCAACAACAGGGATTGGCTGGAAAGATTATGCAGATGATGACGTAAAATTTACATGGTACCTGAACTTCTCATGGTTTCCAAATCAATGGGGTGTTGATGATACCAGTCAATACATTACTGAAAAAACAGGTGTTGATATTGAATTTATTGTACCAGCAGGTAATGAAGCTGAAAAAATTAACGCCATGATTGCTTCTAATACATTGCCTGATATTGTAACACTTGGTTGGTGGGAACCCCAAGTCAATACCATGATTGAAGGTGGCTTAGTACACGCTCTTGACACATTAGCAGAAGCATATGATCCCTACTTCTTTAAAGTTGCAGATCCAGCTAAGTTAGGTTGGTATGCAAAAGAAGATGGGCACACATATGGTTATCCCAATGCGTCTTATACACCATCAGACTATGAAAAATACGATACCATTTATTCCAATGAAACCTTCTTGGTTAGAAAAGACATGTATGAAGCGATTGGTTCACCTGATATGAGTACACCTGAAGGATTCTTACAAGCCTTGAGAGATGTTAAAGAGATGTTCCCAGTCATTAATAATCAACCCATTATTCCATTTGGATTGCAAGAATTTACGGATATTGGAAATGCATCCATTGATAAAATGCTTCCTAATTTCCTAGCCATTCCAAAAGAGAAAGATGGTAAGGTATATGAAAAACATGATAGAGCATTTGATCCAGACATGGTGACCTGGCTAAAAACCTTTAGACAGGCTTATAGCGAAGGCTTACTGATGGATGATGTCTTTATTGACAAAAGAATTCAAATGGAAGAAAAAATTGCTCAAGGTCGTTATTTTTGTATGTTATATCAAGGGCAAGATGCTTTAGCACCGATTAAATCCTTATATGATGAGAACCCTGAACAACAATACATCGCTATCCATGGGCCCAAAAACAGTAAAGGTGATGACCCAACATTGGGGGCAACAGGTGTTGCGGGTTGGACACTCACATTTATATCTAAAAACTGTAAAAATCCAGAACGTGCTATTCAATTCATGAGTTACTTAATGAGTGAAGAAGGACAGCATGATACGTACTTAGGTGCTCCAAGTAATTATCATACAGTAGATGGTAAGGATACATTTAAACCAGAAGTACTGGAACTTATGAACACGGATAGAGCGGCATTTGACCAACAATATGGCGGAGAAAATACCTTCTGGATGTTCATGGACTTAGCCATACAAAGTCAATGGAACCCACCACTAACAGAGCCAATAAAACAGTTTAAAGAATGGACGTCACCTTATGTCACATGGATGGGTCAATTTGATGATATTTACCCACCATCAGATTCAGATATTGGCGCTGATTATCTTAAGATAGATAATAAGTGGGGGCAAGTATTACCTCAATTACTGATGGCTAAAAGTGATGATGAACTTGATAAACAACTTGAAGCGTTTTTATCCTATAGAGATGAAAATAATTTTAAAGAAATTGTAACATATCAACAAGAGAAAGTAGATACCAATAAAGAAAAACTTGGTATAAAATAG
- a CDS encoding carbohydrate ABC transporter permease, which produces MRHANSIRISKKERLFDRTNVVIMLIICFVTLYPIWYTVILSFNDGGDAMKGGIFWFPRVFTLDNYRAVFRNSGIITAYSVTVLRTFIGTVTNVFFTAMVAYAFSKKNLFGRKVYMTLGTITMFFNGGLIPFFLLLKNLNLLDNFLVYIIPTMFNFFNLLIFMAFFREIPDSLEESAKIDGANDFVIFLRIILPLSKPVLATIALFTGVWHWNDYFFGVIYINKTSLQPIQTYLYKIVAEAGSSRMAISSPVGVSKSNITSNSIKYATMVVTTLPIVLVYPFLQKYFVKGVMLGAVKG; this is translated from the coding sequence ATGAGACATGCAAATAGCATTCGTATAAGTAAAAAAGAAAGGCTATTTGATCGTACGAATGTAGTAATCATGCTCATCATTTGTTTTGTCACACTGTACCCTATATGGTATACGGTTATTCTGTCTTTTAATGATGGTGGAGATGCCATGAAGGGTGGCATATTCTGGTTTCCAAGGGTATTTACATTAGATAACTATAGAGCGGTATTTCGAAATAGTGGCATTATTACAGCCTATTCAGTAACTGTTTTAAGAACATTTATAGGAACAGTGACCAATGTGTTCTTTACAGCAATGGTAGCCTATGCTTTTTCAAAGAAGAATTTATTTGGAAGAAAAGTCTACATGACGTTGGGTACAATTACCATGTTTTTCAACGGTGGGCTTATTCCATTCTTCTTACTATTAAAAAACTTAAATCTGCTGGATAATTTCTTGGTTTATATTATACCAACCATGTTTAATTTTTTTAACTTGCTCATATTCATGGCTTTCTTTAGAGAAATACCTGATTCTTTAGAGGAATCAGCTAAAATCGATGGGGCTAATGATTTTGTTATTTTCTTAAGAATCATCTTACCCCTATCAAAACCTGTGTTAGCTACAATTGCCTTATTTACAGGTGTGTGGCATTGGAACGATTACTTCTTTGGTGTGATTTATATCAATAAGACCAGTCTTCAACCCATTCAAACGTATCTCTACAAGATTGTGGCTGAAGCAGGTTCTTCAAGAATGGCCATATCCAGTCCAGTTGGTGTCAGTAAGAGTAATATTACGTCCAACTCCATCAAATATGCAACCATGGTAGTGACAACACTACCCATTGTGCTTGTATACCCATTTTTGCAGAAGTATTTTGTAAAAGGCGTTATGCTTGGCGCTGTTAAAGGTTAG
- a CDS encoding ABC transporter permease has protein sequence MKTKLFLRLRKEKYLQMMALLGIAWIIVFNYAPMYGIIIAFKDYSIIKKISEVDWVGLAWFKEVFTDENFIPIMRNTLAISFMKLIIGFPLPILFAIMLNEIRQVKLKRFVQTVSYLPHFLSWVILGGILMAWLADVGLFNELQTMINPSHTPINYLAKPKYFWLITVFSDIWKELGWSAIIYLAAISGIDPQMYEAATVDGATRFQKIWHITLPSIKGTISILFVLAVANLLNTNFEQILVLKNALNASMAEVIDTYVYRMGVQSGRFSYATAIGLFKSIVALCLLLTANKVTKKLTGHGLY, from the coding sequence ATGAAGACAAAACTATTTTTAAGACTGAGAAAAGAAAAGTATCTCCAGATGATGGCTCTTTTAGGCATTGCATGGATCATTGTTTTTAATTATGCGCCAATGTATGGCATCATTATAGCCTTCAAAGACTATAGCATCATTAAGAAAATCTCAGAAGTGGATTGGGTTGGGTTGGCATGGTTCAAAGAGGTTTTTACGGATGAAAATTTTATACCTATCATGCGAAACACCCTTGCCATCAGTTTCATGAAATTAATCATTGGGTTTCCTTTACCGATTCTTTTTGCCATTATGTTAAATGAAATTAGGCAAGTAAAGCTTAAGAGATTTGTTCAAACGGTATCCTATCTACCACACTTTCTTTCATGGGTTATCTTAGGTGGTATCCTCATGGCGTGGTTAGCAGATGTGGGTCTATTTAATGAGTTACAGACGATGATTAACCCAAGTCATACCCCCATTAATTATTTAGCAAAACCTAAATATTTCTGGTTGATCACTGTCTTTTCAGATATTTGGAAGGAATTGGGGTGGAGTGCCATTATCTATCTTGCAGCAATCAGTGGTATTGACCCACAGATGTATGAAGCTGCTACTGTGGATGGTGCCACAAGGTTTCAAAAGATCTGGCATATCACTTTACCGAGTATTAAAGGAACCATCTCCATTTTATTTGTCCTTGCAGTGGCCAATTTGCTGAATACCAACTTTGAACAAATATTGGTGTTGAAAAATGCGTTAAATGCCTCCATGGCAGAAGTTATTGATACATATGTATACCGTATGGGGGTTCAGTCTGGAAGATTTTCTTATGCAACGGCTATTGGATTATTTAAATCAATTGTTGCATTATGCTTATTGTTAACAGCGAATAAAGTAACCAAAAAACTAACAGGTCATGGTTTATACTAG